From Wolbachia endosymbiont (group A) of Longitarsus flavicornis, the proteins below share one genomic window:
- a CDS encoding Rpn family recombination-promoting nuclease/putative transposase: MTFSKFLDPKNDISFKRIFGTEKNKDILIHFLNDILGFTGKNEIKDIEFLSTVQDPDIAAKKQSIVDVLCRDENGLQVIVEMQVAKTKGFEKRAQYYAAKAYSRQADKGDQYHDLKEIIFIAIADCVLFPNKSEYKSKHTIRDEDTNEHDLKDFYFIFIELPKFPKNKEDQLENIVEKWAYFFRYAEETSEEELEKIIGSDFIIKKAYEELNRFNWSEKEFIAYEQEIKRILDEQAVLAQRLDDATEKGKKIGKEEGKIEGKIEGKIEGKIEGKIEVAKIMLANNVDIDTIVKFTGLSISEIKELQKV; encoded by the coding sequence ATGACTTTTTCTAAGTTTCTTGATCCCAAAAATGATATATCGTTCAAGCGTATCTTTGGTACTGAAAAAAATAAGGACATTCTTATTCACTTTCTCAACGATATCCTTGGCTTCACTGGTAAAAATGAAATAAAGGATATAGAGTTTTTAAGTACTGTTCAAGACCCTGATATTGCTGCTAAAAAGCAAAGTATTGTTGATGTTCTCTGTAGAGATGAAAATGGACTGCAAGTAATAGTCGAAATGCAGGTCGCTAAAACTAAAGGCTTCGAGAAACGTGCTCAGTACTATGCTGCTAAAGCTTATTCAAGACAAGCTGACAAGGGTGATCAATACCACGACCTTAAGGAAATTATCTTCATTGCTATAGCAGATTGTGTACTGTTTCCTAATAAATCTGAGTACAAGTCAAAGCATACTATTCGAGATGAAGACACTAATGAACACGATCTAAAAGATTTTTACTTTATATTTATTGAGTTGCCAAAATTTCCAAAGAATAAGGAAGATCAGTTGGAGAATATAGTAGAAAAGTGGGCTTATTTCTTTAGGTATGCAGAGGAAACCAGTGAAGAGGAGCTGGAAAAAATAATAGGGAGTGATTTTATAATCAAAAAAGCCTATGAAGAGCTAAATAGATTTAACTGGTCAGAGAAAGAATTTATTGCCTACGAACAGGAAATAAAACGTATTCTTGATGAACAGGCTGTCCTCGCTCAAAGACTTGATGATGCTACTGAAAAGGGCAAAAAAATTGGTAAAGAGGAAGGAAAAATTGAAGGAAAAATTGAAGGAAAAATTGAAGGAAAAATTGAAGGAAAAATTGAAGTAGCAAAAATAATGCTGGCTAATAATGTTGATATTGACACTATTGTCAAGTTTACTGGTCTTTCTATAAGTGAGATAAAAGAATTGCAGAAAGTTTAA